From Nicotiana tabacum cultivar K326 chromosome 15, ASM71507v2, whole genome shotgun sequence, the proteins below share one genomic window:
- the LOC107790846 gene encoding E3 ubiquitin-protein ligase At1g12760-like isoform X1, with protein sequence MFSPSSSNSPLLRSNESDESFHLRSPRRHSLREAIRVFQRASNRSGLMMREPSDQQINDRQSNWAYSKPVVIIDLLWNFAYIIVACFVLFFSREEDPEMPLRIWIVGYSLLCLLHIVCVFLEYRRRGYGQSAEEAFGSSAEGSRGSSGYVTLAELTPERSRFYSNMAKYMDSANTMLSFLWWIIGFYWVCIGGQRMVQESPQLYWLCIVFLAFDVFFVVFLITLACAVGLGICCCLPCIIAVLYAVADQKGANKEDIEQLSKYIFRHNGVNENRTGEIQGTFAGFMTQCGTDTPKEHSLSTDDAACSICLSTYDDGEELRELPCGHHFHCACIDKWLYMSATCPLCKRSIVGTSCCSEEV encoded by the exons ATGTTttcacccagttcatcaaattcACCATTACTAAGATCCAACGAAAGCGATGAATCCTTTCACCTGCGATCACCTCGTCGGCATAGCCTTCGAGAGGCAATTCGGGTATTCCAAAGAGCCAGCAACAGAAGTGGGTTAATGATGCGTGAACCGTCTGATCAGCAAATCAATGATAGGCAAAGTAATTGGGCTTACTCTAAGCCCGTTGTGATTATTGACCTCCTATGGAACTTTGCATACATCATTGTTGCGTGTTTTGTCTTATTCTTCAGTAGAGAAGAAGACCCAGAAATGCCTTTGAGGATTTGGATTGTTGGCTACTCTTTGCTTTGCCTGCTTCATATTGTTTGTGTTTTTTTGGAGTATCGGAGAAGAGGATATGGTCAATCGGCGGAGGAGGCATTTGGGAGCTCTGCTGAGGGTTCGAGGGGGTCTAGTGGTTATGTTACTTTGGCTGAATTAACCCCCGAAAGATCAAG ATTTTACAGTAATATGGCGAAGTATATGGATTCTGCAAATACAATGTTATCATTCCTCTGGTGGATCATTGGATTTTATTGGGTATGTATTGGTGGGCAGCGGATGGTACAAGAATCCCCTCAATTATACTG GCTTTGCATTGTTTTCTTGGCTTTTGATGTATTCTTTGTGGTCTTCTTAATTACGTTGGCTTGTGCTGTTGGTCTCGGAATCTGCTGTTGCCTTCCATGTATTATTGCTGTTCTATATGCTGTAGCTGATCAG AAAGGAGCTAACAAAGAAGATATTGAACAACTGTCAAAGTACATTTTCCGACACAATGGCGTTAATGAGAATCGGACTGGTGAGATCCAAGGGACATTTGCTGGATTCATGACCCAGTGCGGGACAGATACACCCAAGGAGCACTCACTTTCCACAGATGATGCT GCATGTTCCATATGTCTCTCTACTTATGATGATGGAGAAGAACTCCGAGAACTTCCCTGTGGTCACCATTTTCACTGTGCTTGTATTGACAAATGGCTATATATGAGTGCAACCTGTCCCCTTTGCAAGCGCAGCATCGTTGGGACTAGCTGTTGCAGTGAAGAAGTTTAG
- the LOC107790846 gene encoding E3 ubiquitin-protein ligase At1g12760-like isoform X2, translating into MFSPSSSNSPLLRSNESDESFHLRSPRRHSLREAIRVFQRASNRSGLMMREPSDQQINDRQSNWAYSKPVVIIDLLWNFAYIIVACFVLFFSREEDPEMPLRIWIVGYSLLCLLHIVCVFLEYRRRGYGQSAEEAFGSSAEGSRGSSGYVTLAELTPERSSNMAKYMDSANTMLSFLWWIIGFYWVCIGGQRMVQESPQLYWLCIVFLAFDVFFVVFLITLACAVGLGICCCLPCIIAVLYAVADQKGANKEDIEQLSKYIFRHNGVNENRTGEIQGTFAGFMTQCGTDTPKEHSLSTDDAACSICLSTYDDGEELRELPCGHHFHCACIDKWLYMSATCPLCKRSIVGTSCCSEEV; encoded by the exons ATGTTttcacccagttcatcaaattcACCATTACTAAGATCCAACGAAAGCGATGAATCCTTTCACCTGCGATCACCTCGTCGGCATAGCCTTCGAGAGGCAATTCGGGTATTCCAAAGAGCCAGCAACAGAAGTGGGTTAATGATGCGTGAACCGTCTGATCAGCAAATCAATGATAGGCAAAGTAATTGGGCTTACTCTAAGCCCGTTGTGATTATTGACCTCCTATGGAACTTTGCATACATCATTGTTGCGTGTTTTGTCTTATTCTTCAGTAGAGAAGAAGACCCAGAAATGCCTTTGAGGATTTGGATTGTTGGCTACTCTTTGCTTTGCCTGCTTCATATTGTTTGTGTTTTTTTGGAGTATCGGAGAAGAGGATATGGTCAATCGGCGGAGGAGGCATTTGGGAGCTCTGCTGAGGGTTCGAGGGGGTCTAGTGGTTATGTTACTTTGGCTGAATTAACCCCCGAAAGATCAAG TAATATGGCGAAGTATATGGATTCTGCAAATACAATGTTATCATTCCTCTGGTGGATCATTGGATTTTATTGGGTATGTATTGGTGGGCAGCGGATGGTACAAGAATCCCCTCAATTATACTG GCTTTGCATTGTTTTCTTGGCTTTTGATGTATTCTTTGTGGTCTTCTTAATTACGTTGGCTTGTGCTGTTGGTCTCGGAATCTGCTGTTGCCTTCCATGTATTATTGCTGTTCTATATGCTGTAGCTGATCAG AAAGGAGCTAACAAAGAAGATATTGAACAACTGTCAAAGTACATTTTCCGACACAATGGCGTTAATGAGAATCGGACTGGTGAGATCCAAGGGACATTTGCTGGATTCATGACCCAGTGCGGGACAGATACACCCAAGGAGCACTCACTTTCCACAGATGATGCT GCATGTTCCATATGTCTCTCTACTTATGATGATGGAGAAGAACTCCGAGAACTTCCCTGTGGTCACCATTTTCACTGTGCTTGTATTGACAAATGGCTATATATGAGTGCAACCTGTCCCCTTTGCAAGCGCAGCATCGTTGGGACTAGCTGTTGCAGTGAAGAAGTTTAG